The following proteins come from a genomic window of Sorghum bicolor cultivar BTx623 chromosome 3, Sorghum_bicolor_NCBIv3, whole genome shotgun sequence:
- the LOC8058894 gene encoding cyclin-dependent protein kinase inhibitor SMR4, whose product MESVETKAAAAAAAAGAKGGGGGYGCCGWETPKREECRIPATLPCPAAPRKAVPDFGKRRSPPKNGYFQPPDLEALFALAPRRQASSCA is encoded by the coding sequence ATGGAGAGCGTAGAGacgaaggcggcggcggcggcggcggcggctggagcTAAGGGCGGCGGAGGAGGGTACGGCTGCTGCGGGTGGGAGACGCCGAAGCGGGAGGAGTGCCGCATCCCGGCGACGCTGCCCTGCCCCGCGGCGCCGAGGAAGGCCGTGCCGGACTTCGGGAAGCGGCGCAGCCCGCCCAAGAACGGCTACTTCCAGCCGCCGGACCTGGAGGCGCTCTTCGCGCTCGCGCCGCGCCGCCAGGCCTCCTCCTGCGCGTGA
- the LOC8060081 gene encoding putative laccase-5: MGSRHGLRRGGQAAAVFSACPFLAFAVLLALPGLAAGDTHYYTFNVQMTNVTRLCVTKSIPTVNGQFPGPKLVVREGDRLVVKVHNHINYNVSFHWHGVRQLRNGWADGPAYITQCPIQGGQSYVYDFTITGQRGTLWWHAHFSWLRVHLYGPLVILPKRGEGYPFPRPYKEVPILFGEWFNADTEAVINQALQTGGGPNVSDAYTFNGLPGPTYNCSSKDTYKLKVKPGRTYMLRLINSALNDELFFGIANHTLTVVEADANYVKPFTVNTLVISPGQTMNVLLTTPPNPASPAYAMAIAPYTNTQGTFDNTTAAAVLEYAPTTTTLPPLPLPALPLYNDTGAVTNFSRNFRSLNSAQYPAQVPAAVDRHLLFTVGLGTDPCPSNQTCQGPNGTKFAASINNNSFFRPRTALLEAHYQRRYAGVLLADFPTTPPHPFNYTGTPPNNTFVQHGTRVVPLRFNTSVELVLQGTSIQGAESHPLHLHGYDFFVVGQGFGNFDPVNDPPNYNLADPVERNTISVPTAGWVAVRFLADNPGVWLMHCHFDVHLSWGLSMAWLVNDGPLPNQKMLPPPSDLPKC; this comes from the exons ATGGGCTCGCGTCATGGCCTCCGGCGAGGCGGCCAAGCCGCTGCCGTCTTCTCCGCATGTCCCTTCCTCGCCTTCGCCGTCCTCCTCGCCTTGCCGGGCCTCGCAGCCGGCGACACCCATTACTACACGTTCAAC GTGCAAATGACGAACGTGACACGGCTGTGCGTGACCAAGAGCATCCCGACGGTGAACGGGCAGTTCCCGGGGCCGAAGCTGGTCGTGCGGGAAGGCGACCGTCTCGTGGTCAAGGTTCACAACCACATCAACTACAATGTCTCGTTCCACTG GCACGGCGTCCGGCAGCTGCGCAACGGGTGGGCGGACGGGCCGGCGTACATCACGCAGTGCCCGATCCAGGGCGGGCAGAGCTACGTGTACGACTTCACCATCACGGGGCAGCGCGGGACGCTGTGGTGGCACGCGCACTTCTCCTGGCTGCGCGTGCACCTCTACGGCCCGCTCGTCATCCTCCCCAAGCGCGGCGAGGGCTACCCGTTCCCGCGCCCCTACAAGGAGGTGCCCATCCTCTTCG GTGAATGGTTCAATGCGGACACCGAGGCCGTCATCAACCAGGCCCTGCAAACTGGCGGCGGCCCAAACGTCTCCGATGCCTACACCTTCAATGGGCTTCCAGGCCCGACATATAACTGCTCCTCTAAAG ACACGTACAAGCTGAAGGTAAAGCCCGGGAGGACGTACATGCTCCGGCTCATCAACTCCGCGCTCAACGACGAGCTCTTCTTCGGCATCGCAAACCACACGCTCACCGTCGTCGAGGCGGACGCCAACTACGTCAAGCCATTCACCGTGAACACgctcgtcatctcgccggggcaGACCATGAACGTGCTCCTGACGACGCCTCCAAACCCGGCCTCCCCGGCCTACGCCATGGCGATCGCGCCCTACACCAACACGCAGGGCACGTTCGACAACACCACCGCGGCCGCCGTCCTCGAGTACgccccgacgacgacgacgctgccGCCCTTGCCCCTGCCGGCCCTGCCGCTGTACAACGACACCGGCGCGGTGACCAACTTCTCGCGCAACTTCCGCAGCCTGAACAGCGCGCAGTACCCGGCGCAAGTGCCGGCGGCGGTGGACCGGCACCTGCTCTTCACCGTGGGGCTCGGCACGGACCCGTGCCCGTCCAACCAGACGTGCCAGGGCCCCAACGGCACCAAGTTCGCGGCGTCCATCAACAACAACTCCTTCTTCCGGCCCCGGACCGCGCTCCTCGAGGCGCACTACCAGCGCCGCTACGCCGGCGTGCTCCTCGCCGACTTCCCCACCACCCCGCCGCACCCCTTCAACTACACGGGGACCCCGCCCAACAACACGTTCGTGCAGCACGGCACCCGGGTGGTGCCGCTCAGGTTCAACACCTCCGTGGAGCTGGTGCTGCAGGGCACCAGCATCCAGGGCGCCGAGAGCCACCCGCTGCACTTGCACGGCTACGACTTCTTCGTCGTCGGACAGGGGTTCGGCAACTTCGACCCGGTGAACGACCCGCCCAACTACAACCTCGCCGACCCCGTGGAGCGGAACACCATCAGCGTGCCCACCGCCGGCTGGGTCGCCGTCCGCTTCCTCGCCGACAACCCGG GGGTGTGGCTGATGCATTGCCACTTCGACGTGCACCTGAGCTGGGGCCTGTCCATGGCGTGGCTTGTCAACGACGGCCCGCTGCCGAATCAGAAGATGTTGCCCCCGCCATCCGATCTTCCAAAATGCTGA
- the LOC8058893 gene encoding WRKY transcription factor WRKY62, translated as MGDGDYGLHPEPGAADVAVWPGELDEQLITELLSDDSLLLGTLPPPQQVPAGDDPEEQHCSRDTGGASSAPAAPCISGGGTAAEHRELLPQPEAVSRALCSVYTGPTIRDIEKALSTTRPYPWSWSSSRYSPTMHLGRLGALSRAPEKYTTKVRSCGGKTPSDGYKWRKYGQKSIKNNPHPRSYYKCTSSRCGAKKHVEKSTEDPEMLMVTYEGPHLHGPQPLFPRRQWLSIDLSGAAAAAAAASKTKQQQARVSSSSSPAASAALATSDDGGGGWPPSQQTTTRGRDTEAARGGPTAAAGETATPGPPQIGRAGDAVSTQPRLVLTADSCDDGSAASVPPPWASAAFPHCDSPPMMTWSCPDFPFAWSPDEAPLLL; from the exons ATGGGAGATGGGGACTATGGGCTGCACCCTGAACCCGGCGCCGCCGACGTGGCCGTCTGGCCCGGCGAGCTCGACGAGCAGCTCATAACCGAGCTCCTCAGCGACGACAGCCTCCTCCTGGGCAccctgccgccgccgcagcaggtCCCCGCCGGCGACGACCCGGAGGAGCAGCACTGCTCGCGTGACACAGGCGGCGCGTCATCTGCTCCCGCCGCGCCGTGCAtcagcggcggcggcaccgCTGCCGAGCACCGGGAGCTGCTTCCGCAGCCGGAGGCGGTGAGCAGGGCCCTGTGCTCGGTGTACACCGGCCCGACGATCCGGGACATCGAGAAAGCGCTGTCGACAACCAGGCCGTACCCTTGGAGTTGGAGCAGCAGCCGCTACAGCCCAACAATGCATCT TGGCAGGTTGGGAGCGCTGAGTCGAGCGCCGGAGAAGTACACTACGAAGGTGAGGAGCTGCGGCGGCAAGACGCCGAGCGACGGGTACAAGTGGAGGAAGTACGGGCAGAAGTCCATCAAGAACAACCCCCATCCCAG GAGCTACTACAAGTGCACGAGCTCCCGGTGCGGCGCGAAGAAGCACGTGGAGAAATCCACGGAAGACCCGGAGATGCTGATGGTCACCTACGAGGGTCCGCACCTGCACGGCCCGCAGCCGCTCTTCCCGCGCCGGCAGTGGCTGTCGATTGACCTGTCCggcgctgcggcggcggcggctgcggccTCGAAGACGAAGCAGCAGCAGGCCAgggtctcctcctcctcctccccggcCGCGTCAGCCGCGCTCGCAACAAGCGACGACGGGGGCGGCGGCTGGCCACCGAGCCAGCAAACGACGACGCGCGGGCGCGACACCGAGGCAGCGCGAGGAGGGCCCACGGCTGCTGCAGGCGAGACGGCGACGCCCGGGCCGCCTCAGATCGGACGCGCGGGTGACGCTGTGTCGACGCAGCCGCGCCTGGTGCTGACCGCGGACTCGTGCGACGACGGCTCGGCCGCCTCCGTGCCGCCGCCGTGGGCTTCTGCGGCGTTTCCTCACTGTGACTCGCCGCCTATGATGACCTGGTCGTGCCCTGACTTCCCCTTCGCCTGGTCCCCTGATGAAGCTCCTCTGCTTCTGTAG
- the LOC8058892 gene encoding ATP-dependent zinc metalloprotease FTSH 3, mitochondrial: protein MSLSSLSRALLARSARSSRPLRQGSLLEGYAGLRAAPAPRSTIPGGDERGLGFARSYLTSALGSRAAAPTGAGKVGDWRFLLASSQFRRLFSDGSNKDYEKYHPKEKEQKPEGDGSDKSDSKKDSNSNNQWNFQEDVMKKFQEFLAPILLLGLMLATLPKGSSVQEISFQEFKNKLLEPGLVDHIVVAKKSVAKVYVRSSPSSNQSQDGNIHITTSHLPGTGSPSKYKYYFNIGSVDSFEEKLEEAQQALGRDPHVYVPVTYTSEVNWFQELMRFAPTILLVGLVYVAGKKMKGGISIGGPGGGARGIFNIGKAQVTKMDKNSKNKVFFKDVAGCDEAKQEIMEFVHFLKNPKKYEDLGAKIPKGALLVGPPGTGKTLLAKATAGESDVPFLSISGSDFMEMFVGVGPSRVRNLFQEARQCAPSIVFIDEIDAIGRARDRGGFSGGNHERESTLNQLLVEMDGFGTTSGVVVLAGTNRPDILDKALLRPGRFDRQISIDKPDINGRDQIFRIYLKKLKLDKEPSFYSQRLAALTPGFAGADIANVCNEAALIAARSEDAQITIQHFEAAIDRVIGGLEKKNKVISKLERRTVAYHESGHAVAGWFLEHAEPLLKVTIVPRGTAALGFAQYVPNDSLLMTKEQLFDMTCMTLGGRAAEEILIGKISTGAQNDLEKVTQMTYAQVAVYGFSEKVGLLSFPQKGFEMSKPYSSHTASIIDTEVREWVAKAYQRTVDLIKTHKEQVAQIAELLLEKEVLHHDDLVRVLGERPFKTAEPTNYDRFKQGFQAEVVDKSSEVADANPSPLGVVPT from the exons ATGAgcctctcctccctctcccgTGCCCTCCTCGCTCGGTCCGCGCGCTCCTCCCGGCCGCTGCGGCAG GGTTCTCTGCTCGAGGGGTATGCCGGGCTccgcgcggcgccggcgccgcggtCGACGATCCCTGGTGGCGATGAACGTGGCTTGGGGTTTGCGCGCAGCTACTTGACGTCAGCACTAGGGAGCCGGGCGGCCGCGCCCACCGGGGCGGGAAAGGTCGGAGATTGGAGGTTCCTGCTCGCCAGCTCGCAGTTCCGGCGGTTATTCTCTGATGGGTCCAACAAGG ATTATGAGAAGTACCATCCAAAGGAGAAGGAGCAGAAGCCCGAGGGGGACGGGAGTGACAAGTCTGACTCCAAAA AGGATTCAAATTCAAACAATCAATGGAATTTCCAGGAGGATGTCATGAAAAAATTCCAGGAATTCCTTGCTCCTATACTTCTTCTTGGGCTAATGTTGGCAACCTTACCCAAGGGGTCATCTGTGCAGGAG ATAAGCTTCCAAGAATTTAAGAACAAGTTATTGGAACCTGGTTTAGTTGATCACATTGTTGTTGCAAAGAAATCAGTTGCAAAAGTTTATGTCAGGAGTTCACCCTCAAGCAACCAAAGCCAGGATGGTAATATCCATATCACAACCAGTCATCTCCCTGGTACAGGCTCTCCTAGCAAATACAAGTACTACTTCAATATTGGAAGTGTTGACTCCTTTGAAGAGAAGTTAGAAGAGGCCCAACAAGCATTGGGGAGAGATCCGCATGTCTATGTTCCAGTAACTTACACTTCTGAAGTCAATTGGTTCCAGGAGTTGATGAGGTTTGCCCCAACAATTTTGCTTGTTGGATTAGTTTATGTGGCGGGGAAAAAGATGAAAGGCGGAATTAGTATTGGTGGTCCTGGGGGAGGAGCTCgtggtatttttaatattgGAAAAGCCCAAGTGACAAAGATGGACAAAAATTCAAAAAACAAG GTGTTCTTTAAGGACGTAGCTGGCTGTGATGAAGCTAAACAAGAAATAATGGAATTTGTGCATTTCCTGAAAAATCCCAAGAAATATGAAGATCTGGGAGCTAAAATACCAAAGGGTGCTCTTCTTGTGGGCCCCCCTGGTACAGGGAAAACACTCCTTGCTAAAGCTACTGCAGGAGAGTCCGATGTGCCCTTCTTGTCTATTTCTGGCTCAGACTTCATGGAGATGTTTGTTGGTGTCGGACCATCCAGGGTGCGGAATTTATTTCAAGAAGCTCGACAATGTGCACCGAGCATTGTATTCATTGATGAAATTGATGCAATTGGTCGTGCAAGGGATCGTGGTGGATTTTCTGGGGGAAACCATGAGCGTGAAAGCACATTGAACCAGTTGCTTGTAGAGATGGATGGATTTGGAACAACATCTGGAGTTGTTGTTCTTGCTGGTACCAACAGACCTGACATTCTAGATAAGGCTTTGCTCAGACCTGGGAGATTTGACCGTCAGATAAGCATTGATAAACCAGACATAAATGGCCGTGATCAAATATTTCGCATTTATCTTAAAAAACTTAAACTGGACAAGGAGCCATCATTTTATTCTCAAAGATTAGCAGCTTTGACACCTGGGTTTGCGGGGGCAGATATTGCTAATGTTTGTAATGAGGCTGCTTTAATTGCTGCAAGAAGTGAGGATGCCCAAATTACAATTCAGCATTTTGAAGCTGCAATTGACAGGGTCATCGGAGGACTAGAGAAGAAAAATAAG GTTATTAGCAAGCTGGAGCGACGGACTGTCGCATATCATGAATCTGGCCATGCCGTTGCTGGATGGTTTTTGGAGCATGCAGAACCACTCCTTAAAGTTACAATTGTTCCTCGTGGAACAGCTGCTTTAGGATTTGCTCAGTATGTCCCAAATGATAGTCTTTTGATGACAAAAGAGCAGCTGTTTGACATGACATGTATGACACTAGGTGGAAGAGCTGCTGAGGAG ATTTTGATCGGGAAGATCTCTACTGGTGCTCAAAATGACCTGGAGAAAGTTACCCAGATGACTTATGCTCAAGTTGCAGTATATGGCTTTAGTGAAAAGGTTGGGCTTCTTTCCTTCCCACAAAAGGGTTTTGAAATGAGCAAACCATATAGCAGTCATACTGCATCCATCATTGACACCGAGGTGAGAGAATGGGTGGCCAAGGCGTACCAAAGAACCGTGGACCTGATCAAGACGCACAAGGAGCAGGTTGCACAGATTGCAGAATTGCTGCTTGAGAAGGAGGTTCTCCACCATGATGATCTAGTTCGGGTACTAGGGGAACGCCCATTTAAGACGGCTGAGCCAACAAACTATGATCGTTTCAAACAAGGTTTCCAGGCTGAAGTTGTTGACAAGAGTTCTGAAGTCGCAGATGCTAATCCGTCACCCCTGGGGGTTGTGCCAACATGA